A section of the Castanea sativa cultivar Marrone di Chiusa Pesio chromosome 12, ASM4071231v1 genome encodes:
- the LOC142619611 gene encoding cellulose synthase A catalytic subunit 4 [UDP-forming]: MASNTMAGGLVTGSNTRNEVNVLHGDEQRPPTRQSVSKVCRVCGDEIGYKEDGTLFVACHVCGFPVCRPCYDYERSEGNQCCPQCNTRYKRQKGCPRVAGDEENFDADDSDDEFQIKSRPDDSDKQHAINHSENGDYNHPQWHPTGSFAGSVTGKDFEGDREAYTSAEWKERVEKWKVRQEKKGLVSKDDGNNDQGEDDDYLLAEARQPLWRKIPISSSKINPYRIVIVIRLVVLAFFLRFRILTPAYDAYPLWLISVICEVWFAFSWILDQFPKWFPITRETYLDRLSLRFEREGEPNKLAPVDFYVSTVDPLKEPPIITANTVLSILAVDYPVDKVSCYVSDDGASMLLFDSLAETAEFARRWVPFCKKYSIEPRAPEFYFSQKIDYLKDKVLPTFVKDRRAMKREYEEFKVRINALVSKATKKPEEGWVMQDGTPWPGNNTRDHPGMLQVYLGSEGALDVEGKELPRLVYVSREKRPGYQHHKKAGAMNALVRVSAVLTNAPFMLNLDCDHYINNSKAVREAMCFLMDPQLGKKLCYVQFPQRFDGIDRHDRYANRNIVFFDINMKGLDGIQGPVYVGTGCVFNRQALYGYDPPASEKRPKMTCDCLPSWCCCCCSGSRKKSKKKGERSLLGGLYTKKKKMGGKSYVRKGSGSMFDLEEIEEGLEGYDELEKSSLMSQKNFEKRFGQSPVFIASTLMENGGLPEGTNQASLVKEAIHVISCGYEEKTEWGKEIGWIYGSVTEDILTGFKMHCRGWKSVYCMPKRPAFKGSAPINLSDRLHQVLRWALGSVEIFLSRHCPLWYAYGGKLKWLERLAYTNTIVYPFTSIPLLAYCTIPAVCLLTGKFIIPTLTNLASVWFLALFLSIIFTGVLELRWSGVSIEDWWRNEQFWVIGGVSAHLFAVFQGLLKVLAGVDTNFTVTSKQADDDDFGELYLFKWTTLLIIPTTLIIINMVGVVAGISDAINNGYGSWGPLFGKLFFAFWVIVHLYPFLKGLMGRQNRTPTIVVLWSVLLASIFSLVWVRIDPFLPKQTGPILKQCGVDC; encoded by the exons ATGGCCTCCAACACCATGGCTGGTGGCTTGGTTACTGGTTCTAACACCCGAAATGAAGTCAATGTATTGCATGGTGACGAG CAACGGCCTCCAACTCGTCAGTCTGTGTCAAAAGTTTGTCGAGTTTGTGGTGACGAGATTGGATACAAGGAAGATGGTACGTTGTTTGTGGCGTGTCATGTGTGTGGATTCCCGGTTTGTCGTCCTTGTTACGACTATGAAAGAAGTGAAGGGAACCAGTGCTGTCCTCAGTGCAACACTCGCTATAAGCGTCAAAAGG GATGTCCTAGAGTTGCTGGAGACGAGGAAAACTTTGATGCAGATGATTCTGATGATGAATTTCAGATTAAGAGTCGCCCTGATGACTCGGATAAGCAACATGCCATTAACCATTCG GAAAATGGGGACTATAATCATCCGCAGTGGCATCCTACTGGTTCGTTCGCTGGAAGTG TTACTGGAAAGGATTTTGAAGGCGATAGGGAGGCCTACACTAGCGCAGAATGgaaagagagagtagagaagTGGAAAGTTAGGCAAGAAAAGAAAGGCTTAGTAAGCAAAGATGATGGAAATAATGATCAAGGAGAAGATGATGACTACCT TTTGGCTGAAGCCAGGCAACCATTGTGGCGAAAAATTCCAATCTCCTCAAGCAAAATCAATCCATATCGCATAGTCATTGTCATCCGGCTTGTGGTTCTTGCTTTTTTTCTCCGCTTTCGAATTTTAACTCCAGCATATGATGCTTATCCCTTATGGCTCATCTCAGTAATTTGCGAGGTATGGTTTGCATTCTCTTGGATACTTGATCAATTCCCTAAATGGTTCCCCATCACCCGGGAAACATACTTGGACCGCCTGTCCTTGAGGTTTGAGCGTGAGGGAGAACCAAACAAATTAGCCCCAGTTGATTTCTATGTCAGTACTGTTGACCCCCTCAAGGAACCACCAATCATAACAGCAAACACAGTTCTTTCCATCTTGGCTGTCGATTACCCTGTCGATAAAGTGAGCTGCTATGTATCAGATGATGGTGCATCCATGCTACTTTTCGATTCACTAGCAGAAACTGCTGAGTTTGCAAGAAGATGGGTTCCATTTTGCAAGAAGTATAGCATTGAGCCCAGGGCCCCTGAGTTCTACTTCAGTCAGAAGATTGACTACTTGAAAGATAAGGTTCTGCCCACTTTCGTGAAGGATCGCAGAGCCATGAAA AGAGAGTATGAAGAGTTCAAAGTAAGGATTAATGCATTGGTGTCAAAGGCTACAAAGAAACCAGAAGAAGGATGGGTGATGCAGGATGGTACCCCATGGCCTGGGAACAACACTCGTGATCATCCCGGCATGCTTCAG GTATATCTTGGAAGTGAGGGTGCACTAGATGTGGAAGGTAAGGAGTTACCACGGCTAGTGTATGTTTCGCGTGAGAAACGTCCTGGCTATCAACACCACAAGAAAGCTGGTGCCATGAATGCTCTG GTTCGAGTTTCTGCAGTGCTTACCAATGCACCTTTCATGTTGAATCTGGATTGTGATCACTACATCAACAATAGCAAGGCTGTAAGGGAAGCCATGTGCTTCTTAATGGATCCCCAACTGGGAAAGAAACTATGTTATGTCCAGTTTCCTCAAAGATTCGATGGTATTGATCGTCATGATAGATATGCCAATCGCAATATTGTGTTCTTCGAT ATCAACATGAAAGGCCTAGATGGCATTCAAGGCCCGGTATATGTTGGCACTGGATGTGTCTTCAACAGGCAGGCATTGTACGGCTATGATCCTCCAGCATCTGAGAAGCGGCCAAAGATGACATGTGACTGCTTGCCTTCATGGTGCTGCTGCTGTTGTTCTGGTTCAaggaagaagtcaaagaagaaaGGTGAAAGAAGCCTGCTTGGGGGACTCTAcaccaagaagaagaaaatgggaGGGAAGAGCTATGTGAGGAAAGGGTCTGGATCTATGTTTGATCTTGAAGAGATTGAAGAAGGGCTTGAAGGCTATGATGAGTTGGAGAAATCATCACTCATGTCTCAAAAGAACTTTGAGAAAAGGTTTGGACAATCACCAGTTTTTATTGCTTCCACTCTTATGGAAAATGGTGGCCTTCCTGAAGGGACTAATCAAGCATCACTTGTTAAGGAGGCCATTCATGTTATCAGTTGTGGGTATGAAGAGAAAACTGAATGGGGCAAAGAG ATTGGGTGGATATATGGTTCGGTCACAGAAGATATTTTGACAGGCTTCAAAATGCACTGCAGAGGATGGAAATCAGTATACTGCATGCCAAAGAGACCTGCATTCAAGGGATCAGCTCCAATAAATCTATCAGATCGTTTACACCAAGTTCTTCGATGGGCTCTTGGCTCTGTTGAAATTTTCCTTAGTCGCCATTGCCCACTATGGTATGCTTATGGAGGAAAGTTGAAATGGCTAGAAAGGCTGGCTTACACTAACACCATTGTTTACCCATTCACTTCCATTCCTCTACTTGCATACTGCACCATTCCAGCTGTCTGTCTTCTTACTGGAAAATTCATCATTCCCACG CTGACCAATCTTGCTAGCGTATGGTTCTTGGCTCTTTTCCTGTCCATCATTTTCACCGGTGTGCTTGAGCTCAGATGGAGCGGAGTTAGCATTGAGGACTGGTGGCGTAACGAGCAATTCTGGGTGATTGGTGGAGTGTCAGCTCACCTTTTTGCCGTATTCCAAGGCCTCCTCAAGGTCCTTGCTGGAGTTGACACCAACTTCACCGTGACATCAAAGCaagctgatgatgatgattttgggGAGCTCTACCTCTTCAAGTGGACCACCCTTCTAATCATACCAACCACTCTTATAATCATTAACATGGTGGGAGTCGTGGCTGGAATTTCAGATGCTATTAACAATGGCTATGGCTCATGGGGTCCATTATTTGGGAAGCTATTTTTTGCCTTCTGGGTCATTGTTCATCTTTATCCTTTCCTCAAAGGTTTGATGGGAAGGCAAAACAGGACTCCTACCATAGTGGTCCTTTGGTCCGTACTTCTTGCATCAATTTTCTCACTGGTTTGGGTTCGAATTGATCCTTTCCTGCCTAAGCAAACCGGCCCTATCCTTAAACAATGTGGGGTGGATTGCTAA